A single region of the Anaerococcus urinomassiliensis genome encodes:
- a CDS encoding chromate transporter — translation MKEKNKLWELFKSTLYLSAFTFGGGYVILSLMKETFVEKLGWISKDEMLDMTAIAQSAPGAVAVNAAVVVGYETLGLAGMFVAILGTIIPPLIIISLISLAYQAFITNKYIALFLKGMQAGVGALIIKVVIDMGRDLLKEKSPLVIGIMLISFILGYFFDVNVIYIIGSLIVIGVIYTLARRNHAA, via the coding sequence ATGAAAGAAAAAAATAAATTATGGGAATTATTTAAATCCACCCTCTATCTTTCAGCTTTCACTTTTGGTGGGGGTTATGTTATTTTGTCTCTTATGAAAGAGACATTTGTAGAAAAATTGGGTTGGATTTCCAAAGATGAGATGCTTGATATGACAGCTATTGCCCAATCTGCGCCTGGCGCTGTTGCTGTAAATGCGGCAGTTGTCGTAGGCTATGAAACTTTGGGTCTTGCTGGTATGTTTGTGGCAATTCTTGGTACTATTATTCCTCCCCTTATAATAATAAGTTTGATTTCACTGGCCTACCAGGCTTTTATTACTAATAAATATATAGCACTTTTCCTTAAGGGTATGCAGGCAGGGGTTGGAGCCTTGATTATCAAGGTTGTAATCGATATGGGTCGTGACCTTCTAAAGGAGAAGTCTCCTCTTGTTATAGGAATTATGCTAATTAGTTTTATCTTGGGATATTTCTTTGATGTAAATGTCATTTATATCATAGGGAGCCTTATAGTAATTGGAGTAATTTATACTCTAGCAAGGAGGAACCATGCTGCTTAA
- the tkt gene encoding transketolase gives MFNKNDDRAVSAIRALSIAQIEKANSGHPGLPMGAAPMAYVLWNKFLKANPKNSTWFDRDRFVLSAGHGSAMLYSMLHLAGYDVSIDDLKDFRQLKAKTAGHPERGHIDGVEVTTGPLGQGIAQAVGLAIAEKHLEALYNKEDAQIIDHYTYALCGDGDLMEGISYEAMSLAGHLNLSKLILLYDSNDVCLDGATSTSFSDDMKKRAEALHWNYLRVENGRDLEEIYKAIDEAKANHHGPTIIEIKTVIGYGSANQGTNKVHGAPIGEEDFIKAKEIYDWAEDDFTVPDDIYQTFADGIGKTGQEAMQKWDELLKKYQEKYPEDYKNLMAGINRELPENFIDEVKKYSADDKALASRASNGEIIQDLAKITPNFWGGSADLFSSNKTNIKDTVAFTDKSPEGRNIWYGVREFAMAAIGNGIIAHGGTWHHVSTFFVFTDYLKPAIRLSALSKLPLTYVMTHDSVAVGEDGPTHQPIEQLAMIRSIPNTITLRPADGNETRLAWKIALESKDRPVVMALTRQNLTNLKETENIEGIEKGAYIISDSSEAPDLILIATGSEVDLALKVKEKLESDGKKIRVVSMPSMELFREQDEAYKEEVLPKEAKKVSIEMASTFGWAEWTGTDGLNIGIDSFGISGKGEEVTAEFGFTPEKVAEKINQKFFK, from the coding sequence ATGTTTAATAAAAATGATGATAGAGCGGTAAGTGCCATCCGTGCACTTTCCATTGCACAAATTGAAAAAGCAAACAGTGGTCACCCTGGTCTACCTATGGGAGCAGCACCAATGGCCTATGTTTTATGGAATAAATTTTTGAAGGCCAATCCAAAGAATTCTACATGGTTTGATCGCGACAGATTCGTATTATCAGCTGGCCATGGATCTGCTATGCTATATTCTATGCTTCATCTTGCAGGCTATGATGTAAGTATTGATGACCTCAAGGACTTTAGACAGCTTAAGGCAAAGACTGCCGGACATCCTGAACGTGGTCATATTGATGGAGTTGAAGTCACAACAGGCCCTCTTGGTCAAGGTATAGCCCAAGCTGTAGGCCTTGCCATTGCAGAAAAACACCTAGAAGCCTTATACAATAAAGAAGATGCCCAAATCATAGACCACTACACCTACGCACTTTGTGGTGACGGTGACCTAATGGAAGGCATATCCTACGAAGCAATGAGCTTGGCAGGACACTTGAATCTATCAAAATTAATACTTTTATATGATTCAAATGATGTTTGCCTAGACGGGGCAACAAGCACATCTTTCTCTGATGATATGAAAAAACGTGCAGAAGCTTTACATTGGAACTATCTACGTGTAGAAAATGGTAGAGATTTAGAAGAGATTTACAAAGCTATTGATGAGGCAAAAGCTAATCATCATGGACCAACAATTATTGAAATCAAGACAGTCATTGGCTACGGCTCAGCAAACCAAGGAACAAACAAAGTTCACGGTGCACCAATAGGTGAAGAAGACTTCATCAAGGCCAAAGAAATCTACGATTGGGCAGAAGATGACTTTACAGTTCCAGATGACATTTATCAAACTTTTGCAGATGGCATAGGAAAAACTGGCCAAGAAGCAATGCAAAAATGGGATGAATTACTAAAGAAATACCAAGAAAAATATCCAGAAGATTACAAAAATCTAATGGCAGGTATCAATAGAGAATTGCCAGAAAACTTCATAGATGAAGTCAAAAAATATTCCGCTGACGATAAGGCCCTTGCAAGCCGTGCATCAAATGGTGAAATCATCCAAGATTTAGCAAAAATCACACCAAACTTCTGGGGTGGATCAGCTGACCTATTCTCATCAAACAAGACAAATATCAAAGACACAGTAGCATTCACAGACAAAAGTCCAGAAGGACGCAACATTTGGTACGGAGTACGTGAATTTGCTATGGCAGCCATAGGAAATGGTATCATAGCTCACGGTGGAACATGGCATCATGTTTCAACATTTTTCGTATTTACCGACTATTTGAAACCAGCAATTAGACTATCAGCATTATCAAAATTGCCACTAACCTATGTTATGACCCACGACTCTGTAGCAGTAGGAGAAGATGGACCAACCCACCAACCAATCGAACAATTAGCAATGATTAGGTCAATACCAAACACCATCACACTAAGACCAGCAGATGGAAACGAAACAAGACTTGCTTGGAAGATAGCTCTTGAGAGCAAGGATAGACCAGTAGTAATGGCTCTAACCCGCCAAAACCTTACAAATCTAAAAGAAACAGAAAACATAGAAGGTATTGAAAAGGGAGCCTACATCATAAGTGACTCTTCTGAAGCTCCAGATCTAATACTCATAGCAACAGGTTCAGAAGTGGACCTTGCCTTAAAAGTAAAAGAAAAACTTGAAAGCGATGGCAAAAAGATAAGAGTAGTATCAATGCCAAGTATGGAACTATTCAGAGAACAAGATGAAGCTTACAAAGAAGAAGTCCTACCAAAAGAAGCTAAGAAAGTATCCATAGAAATGGCATCAACCTTCGGCTGGGCAGAATGGACAGGCACTGACGGCCTAAACATCGGCATAGATAGCTTTGGTATATCAGGCAAAGGAGAAGAAGTAACAGCTGAATTTGGCTTTACTCCTGAAAAAGTTGCCGAAAAAATTAATCAAAAGTTCTTCAAGTAA
- a CDS encoding YczE/YyaS/YitT family protein produces the protein MPPKTKDLLKRIIISIIGTFMIAVTIGIMRILALGVDPFTSFILGICNMTHTPFRIIYPIINGLILIFIFFLNRSMIGWGTLINLILIGPVADYSANVFANIYTNPTFASKVVILILATMVMAMNVSLYASTDIGVSAYDSLFITINKRKPNMSLGKARILTDTISVIVGFIGKAALGIGTILNVLIMGPLVEFFTKTTTKSILKVFGVKAANIE, from the coding sequence ATGCCGCCTAAAACAAAAGATTTGCTCAAAAGAATCATAATATCTATTATTGGCACATTTATGATTGCCGTAACTATTGGGATTATGCGAATCCTTGCCCTTGGGGTTGACCCATTTACATCATTTATCCTTGGTATATGCAATATGACCCATACTCCATTTAGAATCATCTATCCAATCATAAATGGACTAATACTAATCTTTATATTTTTCTTAAACAGGTCTATGATTGGTTGGGGAACTCTCATCAATTTGATCCTAATAGGACCTGTAGCAGATTACTCTGCCAATGTTTTTGCGAATATATACACCAATCCTACATTCGCATCAAAGGTTGTAATACTAATCCTTGCTACCATGGTAATGGCAATGAACGTTTCACTTTATGCAAGCACTGATATAGGTGTATCAGCATATGATTCCCTATTTATTACCATCAATAAAAGAAAACCAAATATGAGCCTTGGCAAAGCAAGAATACTCACAGATACAATCAGTGTCATAGTTGGATTCATAGGCAAGGCTGCCCTTGGCATCGGAACCATACTAAATGTTCTAATCATGGGACCTTTGGTTGAATTCTTCACAAAAACTACAACCAAATCGATCTTAAAAGTCTTTGGTGTAAAGGCTGCCAATATAGAATAA
- the fsa gene encoding fructose-6-phosphate aldolase has product MKFFLDTANVDEIKRVNDLGLCDGVTTNPSLINKEGRDFKEVVSEISKIVDGPVSAEVTCYDYEGMVDQARDLAKWSENIVVKIPMTEDGLKAIHTLSMEGIKTNCTLIFSLSQGIMAMKAGATYISPFMGRIDDMGENGAELVASLRDVIDIYGYESEIIAASIRHINHLEEAALAGAHIATIPGSLFEKLWTHPLTTAGIDAFVKDWEKFEARNK; this is encoded by the coding sequence ATGAAGTTTTTCTTGGACACTGCAAATGTAGATGAAATCAAAAGAGTTAACGATCTGGGGCTTTGTGATGGGGTTACTACTAATCCTTCTTTGATTAACAAAGAGGGTAGAGATTTTAAGGAAGTTGTTAGCGAGATCTCAAAGATAGTTGATGGACCTGTTTCTGCTGAAGTTACTTGCTATGACTATGAAGGGATGGTTGACCAAGCTCGTGATTTGGCTAAGTGGTCTGAGAATATAGTTGTAAAGATCCCTATGACAGAGGATGGTCTTAAGGCTATACACACCCTATCAATGGAAGGTATTAAGACAAATTGTACATTGATATTTTCCCTTTCCCAAGGAATTATGGCTATGAAAGCAGGGGCAACATATATTTCTCCATTTATGGGAAGAATTGATGATATGGGAGAAAACGGAGCAGAGCTTGTTGCATCTCTTCGTGATGTAATCGATATATATGGTTACGAATCAGAAATAATCGCAGCAAGTATTAGACACATCAACCATCTAGAAGAAGCTGCTCTAGCAGGTGCACACATAGCAACTATTCCAGGTTCATTATTTGAGAAATTGTGGACTCATCCATTGACCACAGCAGGCATAGATGCCTTTGTCAAAGACTGGGAAAAATTTGAAGCTAGAAATAAATAG
- a CDS encoding aldose epimerase family protein, whose translation MKYTEKNIGTFNGEPVTEIELINDLGNSIVFWSLGARINEFNIRSIGNIVLSYKNIDQLINNRSYYFGATIGRVAGRITNSKFTLNDTDYILDANEANNHLHGGKSGYDLRNWSYEIKECDSAIKVIFSLLDKEKDNYYPGDLEIKVIHSFNNDNEWTVEYRAHSNKDTIVNPTNHVYFNLNGEKSSVANHYLTIPSTEILETNDDSSPNGKRQSALGTDIYFNKTVRMEKIFESNHPEVLKNKGLDTIYVLDNTNPVILENPSKNINLEINTDRTCLIVYTLNKINEDSSMDLCKHQGIALETQLFPDAINHEDFGNIILKKGNEFYSKTVYKVKAKRNENTKEAK comes from the coding sequence ATGAAATATACAGAAAAAAATATAGGAACTTTTAATGGAGAGCCTGTAACTGAAATTGAACTTATAAATGACCTTGGAAATTCAATTGTATTTTGGAGCCTTGGGGCTCGTATAAATGAATTTAATATAAGATCTATTGGTAATATTGTTTTATCATATAAAAACATTGACCAACTTATAAATAATAGGTCCTATTACTTTGGAGCAACTATTGGTCGAGTGGCAGGTAGGATTACAAATTCTAAATTTACTTTAAATGATACTGATTATATCCTAGATGCAAACGAAGCTAACAATCACTTGCACGGTGGCAAATCAGGTTATGATTTAAGAAATTGGTCTTATGAAATAAAAGAATGCGATTCGGCAATAAAGGTGATATTCTCTTTGCTCGACAAAGAGAAAGACAATTATTATCCAGGTGATTTAGAAATCAAAGTAATTCATAGCTTTAATAATGATAACGAATGGACTGTTGAGTATAGGGCACATTCTAACAAAGACACCATAGTAAATCCAACTAACCATGTTTATTTTAATCTAAATGGAGAAAAATCATCTGTTGCGAATCACTATCTAACAATACCCTCCACAGAAATATTAGAAACAAATGATGATAGTAGTCCAAATGGAAAAAGACAATCAGCACTAGGGACAGATATATATTTTAACAAAACTGTCAGGATGGAAAAAATATTTGAAAGCAATCACCCTGAAGTATTGAAAAATAAGGGTTTGGATACTATATATGTACTAGATAATACCAATCCTGTTATTTTAGAAAATCCTTCAAAAAACATTAATCTAGAAATTAATACAGATAGGACTTGTTTAATAGTTTATACTCTAAATAAAATAAATGAGGATTCCTCAATGGATCTTTGTAAACACCAAGGAATTGCGCTAGAAACACAATTGTTTCCAGATGCTATAAATCACGAAGATTTTGGGAATATAATACTTAAGAAGGGAAATGAGTTCTATTCAAAAACTGTGTATAAGGTGAAGGCAAAAAGGAATGAAAATACAAAGGAGGCAAAATGA
- the xylB gene encoding xylulokinase, whose amino-acid sequence MKYILGVDLGTSSLKGSVYTVDGSLVETSSSAYDLIIPQKGFSEQNPHDWIDAFINVIYDLEKKIEDFDKDLEALSFSGQMHSLVLLDQNNQVLRNAILWNDVRTTRQCKKIMENYGNDLVNISKNIALEGFTLPKILWVKENEADIWDKVKHMLLPKDYLRYWLTGKYNMDYSDAAGTLLLDIYIKEWSDEIANQFEIDKNILPPLVESIGYVGDILPDIQAKLGLKNKVKVYAGAADNAASAVGSGITTNDKGMISIGTSGVVLANKVNLTGNEDGKLHTFNHAIPGSYYSMGVTLAAGKSLDWLKSTFGSNMTFDEFLEGIENVSPGSEGLMFTPYIQGERTPYNDSSIRASFVGIDISHDLPCFTRAVLEGITFSLKDSLEIIDKEPGEDVSQLVSVGGGAKNKIWLQLQADILNKKIITLEIENGPSTGAAMIAAVGLGYYENFGECANKFVNYKEEYQPNPQNVQVYEKYYQVYKTIYQNTKAISKELLEI is encoded by the coding sequence ATGAAATATATATTAGGAGTAGATTTGGGGACTAGTTCTCTTAAAGGATCTGTCTATACTGTAGATGGTAGTCTGGTAGAAACAAGTTCATCTGCCTATGACTTAATAATTCCACAGAAGGGCTTCAGTGAACAAAATCCTCACGATTGGATAGATGCTTTTATAAATGTAATATATGACCTTGAAAAAAAGATAGAAGATTTTGATAAAGACTTAGAAGCTTTAAGTTTTTCTGGGCAAATGCATAGTTTGGTATTGTTGGATCAAAATAATCAAGTTCTAAGAAATGCTATTTTATGGAATGATGTTAGGACAACTAGGCAATGTAAGAAAATAATGGAAAATTATGGAAATGACCTAGTTAATATTAGCAAAAACATAGCCTTAGAAGGTTTCACCCTCCCTAAAATCTTGTGGGTTAAAGAAAATGAAGCAGATATTTGGGATAAAGTAAAACATATGCTTTTGCCAAAGGATTATCTAAGATATTGGCTAACTGGCAAATATAATATGGACTATTCTGATGCGGCAGGTACTTTATTATTAGATATATATATAAAAGAGTGGTCAGATGAAATAGCAAATCAATTTGAAATAGATAAAAATATACTCCCGCCTTTGGTGGAATCTATAGGATATGTAGGAGATATTTTGCCAGATATACAGGCAAAACTAGGTCTTAAAAATAAAGTGAAAGTTTATGCTGGAGCAGCTGACAATGCAGCTAGTGCAGTAGGGTCAGGTATCACAACAAATGATAAAGGAATGATAAGTATAGGAACATCAGGAGTTGTATTGGCCAACAAGGTAAATTTAACAGGCAATGAAGATGGGAAATTACATACCTTCAACCATGCCATCCCTGGCTCATATTATTCTATGGGAGTTACCCTTGCTGCCGGTAAAAGTCTTGATTGGTTAAAATCGACTTTTGGATCGAATATGACATTTGATGAATTTCTAGAGGGGATTGAAAATGTTAGTCCTGGTTCAGAAGGTTTGATGTTTACCCCATACATCCAAGGTGAAAGAACTCCGTATAATGATAGCAGTATAAGAGCTTCTTTTGTGGGAATAGATATCTCTCATGATTTACCATGCTTTACAAGAGCAGTCCTTGAAGGAATTACATTTTCTCTTAAAGATAGCTTGGAAATAATTGATAAAGAACCTGGTGAAGATGTAAGCCAATTGGTATCAGTAGGTGGAGGCGCCAAAAATAAAATTTGGTTGCAATTGCAAGCTGATATTTTAAATAAGAAAATTATCACTCTAGAGATTGAAAATGGACCATCAACTGGCGCTGCTATGATTGCTGCAGTAGGCTTGGGATATTACGAAAACTTTGGGGAATGTGCCAATAAGTTTGTAAATTACAAAGAAGAATATCAGCCAAATCCTCAGAATGTCCAAGTTTACGAGAAATATTATCAGGTATATAAGACTATTTACCAAAATACAAAAGCTATATCCAAAGAACTTCTAGAGATTTAA
- the xylA gene encoding xylose isomerase, whose product MKYFEGIEKVKFEGVDSKNPLAYHYFDADKVVLGKPMKEHFKFALAYWHTMGQEGADPFGVGTAKRNWHGASPMETAKNRVEAFFELLELLGVEYFCFHDVDIAPEGDSLEEFYANLDEITDLIKGKMDETGIKLLWNTANMFSHPRYLNGAATTNNVDVYAYAAAQVKKGLDISKKLGGENYVFWGGREGYEELFNTDYELEQENLAKFFHMACDYADKIDHKVQFLIEPKPREPMRHQYDYDAATALFFINKYGLKDRFKLNLEGNHATLAGHTFEHELRVARTEGALGSIDANHGEEQLGWDTDEFPYDLYHTTLAMYEILENGGLHKGGINFDAKVRRTSVDQEDLLIAHIAGMDTFARGLLAAAKMKEDGFIENILNEKYESFESDLGKSIIDGTTDFEKLTEYALKNDKIVNKSYHVEYLKQRINDYLV is encoded by the coding sequence ATGAAATATTTTGAAGGAATAGAAAAAGTTAAATTTGAAGGGGTTGATTCTAAGAATCCTCTTGCTTATCACTACTTTGATGCTGACAAAGTAGTGCTTGGAAAACCTATGAAAGAGCATTTTAAATTTGCACTTGCTTATTGGCATACTATGGGTCAAGAAGGAGCTGATCCTTTTGGAGTTGGTACTGCTAAGAGAAATTGGCATGGTGCTTCTCCAATGGAGACTGCAAAAAATAGAGTTGAAGCATTTTTTGAATTGCTAGAACTTCTTGGAGTTGAATACTTCTGCTTCCATGATGTTGATATTGCTCCAGAAGGAGATTCTTTAGAAGAGTTTTATGCAAATCTTGATGAGATTACTGATCTAATCAAGGGAAAAATGGATGAAACTGGCATCAAGTTACTTTGGAATACTGCTAATATGTTTAGTCACCCTAGATACTTAAATGGTGCAGCTACTACTAACAATGTAGATGTTTATGCATATGCAGCTGCTCAAGTTAAAAAAGGTCTAGATATTTCTAAAAAACTTGGTGGTGAAAACTATGTTTTCTGGGGTGGAAGAGAAGGCTATGAAGAGCTCTTTAACACAGATTATGAATTGGAACAAGAAAATCTTGCGAAATTTTTCCATATGGCTTGCGACTATGCAGATAAGATTGACCACAAGGTTCAATTCTTAATAGAGCCTAAGCCAAGAGAACCAATGAGACACCAATATGACTATGATGCTGCAACTGCACTATTCTTTATCAACAAATATGGCTTAAAAGATAGATTTAAGTTAAACCTTGAGGGCAACCATGCTACTTTGGCAGGTCATACTTTTGAACATGAATTGCGTGTGGCAAGAACAGAAGGAGCTCTAGGTTCTATTGATGCTAACCATGGTGAAGAACAATTGGGTTGGGATACTGATGAATTCCCATATGATTTGTATCACACAACACTAGCTATGTATGAGATCTTAGAAAACGGAGGACTTCATAAGGGTGGAATTAACTTTGATGCTAAAGTAAGAAGAACTTCAGTTGACCAAGAAGACCTTTTGATTGCTCATATTGCTGGTATGGATACATTTGCTAGGGGTCTACTAGCTGCAGCAAAGATGAAAGAGGATGGATTTATTGAGAATATTTTAAATGAAAAATATGAAAGTTTTGAGTCTGATTTAGGTAAATCTATTATAGACGGAACAACAGACTTTGAAAAACTTACAGAATATGCATTGAAGAATGATAAGATTGTCAATAAGTCATATCATGTAGAATATCTAAAACAAAGAATTAATGATTATTTAGTATAA
- a CDS encoding PTS sugar transporter subunit IIA, whose protein sequence is MSKIILASHSNLAKGLKETLEYILPSVKEIIAIPAYIDDKPLHETIDDVLGNISEDEQVIVFTDLMGGSVNQEFSKKIGRNNYFVVAGVNLPLLLNVCLLTQNGDISEEELTTAINESKEGIIFVNRILSNDTLDEDDE, encoded by the coding sequence ATGAGTAAAATTATTTTGGCTTCACACAGTAATCTAGCAAAAGGTTTAAAGGAAACACTTGAGTATATATTACCATCTGTAAAGGAAATCATTGCTATACCAGCTTATATAGATGATAAGCCTTTGCATGAAACTATAGATGATGTTTTAGGAAATATAAGTGAAGATGAGCAAGTTATTGTATTTACTGATTTAATGGGGGGATCGGTAAACCAAGAATTTTCAAAGAAAATAGGTAGAAATAATTATTTTGTTGTTGCTGGTGTTAACCTACCTCTATTATTAAATGTTTGTCTACTAACACAAAATGGAGATATTAGCGAAGAAGAACTGACAACTGCAATAAATGAATCTAAAGAAGGAATCATATTTGTTAATAGAATACTTTCAAATGACACTCTAGATGAAGATGATGAATAA
- a CDS encoding PTS system mannose/fructose/sorbose family transporter subunit IID — translation MNNKQNKILTEKDHKKAALKCSFIGSNNINYGTLQGTGYAWAIHDTLRKIYPDDEDFKKAMDVEYEYFNTTPYVIPLILGADIAMQEQEGIESLDAVRSVKTSLMGPLAGVGDSILWVLYPTIMGSIGGYLALEGNPLGAIIWIALNILLVFLRLKFYDIGYKSGTRLVTDLSDKLTTFTDAASVMGLTVVGSLIATAIKVYTSLEFKFGDVTLNLQEQIFDAILPAFLPVLLVMLIYWLMEKKKFSFLKIIMGIIAICLIGSYFNILAVAP, via the coding sequence ATGAATAACAAACAAAATAAAATTTTAACTGAAAAAGATCATAAGAAGGCTGCTCTAAAGTGTTCTTTTATTGGAAGTAACAACATCAACTATGGAACTTTACAAGGAACAGGATATGCTTGGGCAATTCACGATACCCTTAGGAAAATTTATCCTGATGATGAGGATTTCAAGAAAGCAATGGACGTGGAGTACGAATATTTTAATACTACTCCATATGTAATTCCACTTATATTAGGAGCTGACATTGCTATGCAGGAGCAAGAAGGAATAGAGTCATTAGATGCTGTTAGGTCGGTAAAAACATCTCTAATGGGTCCGTTAGCTGGTGTAGGAGATTCTATTTTATGGGTTTTATACCCAACAATAATGGGATCTATAGGAGGATATCTAGCTCTAGAAGGAAATCCGTTGGGTGCGATTATCTGGATAGCTCTAAACATACTTCTAGTGTTCCTAAGACTTAAGTTTTATGATATTGGATACAAATCTGGTACTAGATTAGTAACGGACTTATCTGACAAGCTAACTACATTTACAGATGCTGCATCAGTTATGGGTCTTACAGTAGTGGGAAGCTTAATTGCAACAGCTATTAAAGTTTATACAAGCTTGGAATTCAAATTTGGAGATGTAACATTAAATTTACAAGAGCAAATATTTGATGCTATTCTACCTGCCTTTTTACCGGTATTACTAGTTATGCTCATATACTGGTTGATGGAGAAGAAAAAGTTTAGTTTTTTGAAAATTATTATGGGTATAATTGCTATTTGCCTAATAGGCTCTTACTTTAATATCCTAGCCGTTGCACCATAA
- a CDS encoding PTS mannose/fructose/sorbose/N-acetylgalactosamine transporter subunit IIC has product MNEILQNILIILLPMWALIDNRGITIINHWPITVGLIAGLIMGDLTTALHIAGTFQLMSLGVAALGGSSVPDYALATVVAIYLNARTGVDLGASITVGLSVGILAINLDILTRTLNSWVTNKSKQLLNEGKFEASKKINWISIFFVAMQAFIPMLILVLWGQIAVESVVEVIPEWITNGLNIAGGMLPVVGVVMLLRYMPTKRYFWALLIGFVFSAYLKLPILGVSILGFAMALHTYNNLIARKNMQAIDNNMGDDWDE; this is encoded by the coding sequence ATGAATGAAATTTTACAAAATATTTTAATAATACTATTGCCGATGTGGGCACTAATTGATAATAGAGGAATAACCATAATAAATCACTGGCCTATAACAGTAGGACTCATTGCAGGATTAATAATGGGAGACTTAACAACAGCTCTTCATATTGCAGGTACATTCCAATTAATGAGTTTAGGGGTTGCGGCTCTGGGAGGATCATCAGTTCCTGATTATGCATTAGCTACAGTTGTTGCTATATATTTAAATGCTAGAACAGGGGTAGACTTAGGTGCATCTATTACTGTTGGTCTATCAGTAGGAATACTAGCTATTAACTTAGATATACTTACCAGAACATTAAACTCATGGGTTACAAATAAATCTAAACAATTATTAAATGAAGGAAAATTTGAAGCTTCAAAAAAAATAAACTGGATTTCTATATTTTTTGTTGCAATGCAAGCTTTTATACCTATGCTAATTCTAGTGCTATGGGGACAAATAGCTGTCGAATCTGTAGTAGAAGTTATTCCTGAGTGGATAACAAATGGTTTAAATATTGCCGGTGGAATGTTGCCTGTTGTTGGTGTTGTAATGCTACTTAGATATATGCCTACAAAAAGATATTTTTGGGCTCTACTAATAGGTTTTGTATTTTCGGCATATTTGAAACTGCCAATACTAGGTGTATCAATATTAGGTTTTGCTATGGCTCTACACACATACAATAACCTTATTGCTAGGAAAAATATGCAAGCTATAGATAATAATATGGGAGATGACTGGGATGAATAA
- a CDS encoding PTS system mannose/fructose/N-acetylgalactosamine-transporter subunit IIB, which translates to MSLVLVRIDQRLVHGIVVTQYASASKAKRIMVVDDEVSKDEVQKSVMRMSKPAGTGMSIIDTATAITNFNSGKYDNHNVLMVVKEPSTILKLIEGGVKIPEVNIGIVFKSDDSEEIMNQVNLNSKQKKELKEIESLGTHVYFQYVPSNPKEDLSKYI; encoded by the coding sequence GTGAGTTTGGTTTTAGTAAGAATTGATCAAAGATTAGTACATGGTATCGTTGTAACACAATATGCTAGTGCTTCAAAGGCGAAAAGAATAATGGTTGTTGATGATGAGGTTAGTAAAGACGAAGTACAAAAAAGCGTTATGAGAATGAGTAAGCCAGCTGGAACAGGTATGTCCATTATTGATACTGCTACAGCAATAACTAACTTTAATAGCGGAAAATATGACAATCACAATGTTTTGATGGTTGTAAAAGAGCCGTCTACTATTCTAAAATTAATTGAAGGAGGGGTAAAGATACCTGAAGTAAATATTGGTATTGTCTTTAAGTCTGATGATAGCGAAGAAATAATGAATCAAGTAAATTTAAATTCTAAACAGAAAAAAGAATTAAAAGAAATTGAGTCATTAGGTACACATGTATACTTTCAGTATGTACCATCAAATCCAAAAGAAGATTTATCCAAATATATATAG